A window of Ranitomeya variabilis isolate aRanVar5 chromosome 2, aRanVar5.hap1, whole genome shotgun sequence contains these coding sequences:
- the LOC143810209 gene encoding cytochrome P450 2B11-like has product METTSTTIRWGLLLMMKYPEIQEKVQNEIEAVIGSSQPQIEHRTKMPYTNAVIHEVQRFGDIAPSSVSHVASHDVTFRGYFLPKGTIVMPLLHSVLKGKAYFKKPEEFYPEHFLDSDGNLKKSEAFIPFSIGKRSCAGETLAKMELFIFFTTLLQNFTFEAPSGAKLDLIPGVGSTNSPKPYAICSIPRR; this is encoded by the exons ATGGAGACTACCTCAACTACAATCCGATGGGGTCTTTTGCTCATGATGAAATATCCAGAAATTCAAG AAAAAGTCCAGAATGAAATTGAAGCCGTGATCGGATCGTCTCAGCCTCAAATAGAACATAGGACAAAAATGCCGTATACAAACGCCGTCATACACGAAGTTCAGAGGTTCGGTGACATCGCCCCGTCTAGTGTATCACATGTAGCGTCTCATGATGTCACATTCAGGGGATATTTTCTGCCAAAG GGCACTATAGTTATGCCATTGCTTCACTCCGTATTGAAAGGTAAAGCTTACTTCAAGAAGCCTGAAGAGTTTTATCCTGAACACTTTCTTGACTCTGATGGAAATTTGAAGAAAAGTGAGGCCTTCATACCATTCTCAATAG GTAAGAGAAGCTGTGCTGGTGAGACCTTGGCTAAAATGGAGCTGTTTATATTCTTCACAACATTGCTACAAAATTTCACATTTGAAGCCCCATCTGGGGCTAAACTGGATCTTATCCCTGGAGTTGGGTCTACAAATTCCCCCAAACCATATGCAATTTGTTCGATTCCACGTAGATAA